A genomic window from Pagrus major chromosome 23, Pma_NU_1.0 includes:
- the psmg3 gene encoding proteasome assembly chaperone 3, with protein sequence MSSSEPVIRSRQTEKEVNGISTQVVCTEFSNYIFVVLSQYGKIGTLISVTPDSRSNDISTPTFSTKVLLGKDEPLTHVCAKNLATFVSQEASNRPVLLGLALKDSSKDAIKEMKEIIKSCQVW encoded by the exons atgtcttcttctgagCCCGTTATCAGATCGAGACAGACGGAGAAAGAAGTCAATGGGATTTCAACACAGGTCGTCTGTACAGAGTTCAGCAATTACATATTCGTGGTCCTCAGTCAGTATGGCAAAATCGGGACATTGATATCGGTCACGCCTGACTCCAGATCTAATGATATCAGCACCCCGACGTTCTCCACCAAAGTACTGCTGGGCAAAGACGAG CCGCTGACGCATGTCTGTGCCAAAAACCTGGCAACGTTTGTGTCGCAAGAAGCCAGCAACAGGCCGGTCTTACTGGGACTGGCACTTAAGGATTCCTCCAAAGATGCAAtcaaagaaatgaaagagatCATCAAAAGTTGTCAAGTCTGGTAG
- the tmem184a gene encoding transmembrane protein 184A → MNISLQDMDSSAENNSVVHLAAPILPDKSDISNMTIIRTGNGSIIEDQMFLNTLPAQALSGIFVWSALLITCHQIYTHLRSYTVPNEQRYIIRILFIVPVYAFDSWLSLLFISNDQYYVYFDSVRDCYEAFVIYNFLSLSFEYLGGESAIMSEIRGKSIQSSCLYGTCCLVGNSYSIGFLRFCKQATLQFCVVKPIMAVITIILQAFGKYHDGDFNINGGYLYITIIYNFSVSLSLYALFLFFFATSDLLRPYEPVLKFLTIKSVIFLSFWQGMVLAILERCGVIPNALFIDGQEVGAGTVAAGWQNFIICIEMFFAAIALRYAFTCDVYQEKKNEVPENIPPMQSISSGLKETINPGDMVQDAIHNFSPAYQQYTMQSTQEVVQPSVNGKTNTGNKSSRKSDKIMLITSDDEF, encoded by the exons ATGAACATTTCTCTCCAAGACATGGATTCATCAGCCGAAAATAACTCTGTTGTCCACctggctgcaccaattctccCAGACAAGTCAGACATCTCCAACATGACCATTATCCGAACAGGGAACGGGTCAATCATAGAGGACCAGATGTTTCTGAACACTCTGCCCGCTCAGGCTCTCTCAGGAATATTTGTCTGGTCCGCCTTGCTCATAACATGCCACCAG ATCTATACACACCTTCGATCCTACACTGTCCCAAATGAGCAGCGCTACATCATCCGCATCCTGTTTATCGTGCCAGTTTATGCCTTTGATTCTTGGCTCAGCCTGCTCTTCATCAGCAACGACCAGTACTATGTCTACTTTGATTCTGTTCGAGACTGCTACGAAG cGTTTGTCATTTACAATTTCCTGAGCCTGTCCTTTGAGTATCTGGGAGGAGAGAGTGCAATCATGTCAGAGATTCGAGGGAAGTCCATACA GTCAAGTTGTCTGTACGGTACGTGCTGTCTGGTTGGAAACAGCTACTCCATCGGCTTTTTAAGATTCTGCAAACAG GCGACTCTCCAGTTCTGCGTTGTCAAACCCATCATGGCAGTCATCACCATCATCCTGCAGGCCTTTGGCAAATATCATGATGGAGACTTTAA CATAAATGGAGGATACCTGTACATCACAATCATCTACAACTTCTCAGTCAGCCTCTCTCTCTAcgctctcttcctcttcttcttcgcAACAAGTGACCTTCTCCGGCCATATGAACCAGTGCTCAAATTCCTCACAATCAAATCTGTCATCTTCTTGTCCTTCTGGCAAG GAATGGTCCTCGCCATCCTGGAGCGCTGTGGCGTCATACCCAACGCCCTCTTCATCGACGGACAAGAGGTCGGCGCCGGCACCGTGGCAGCTGGCTGGCAGAACTTCATCATCTGCATTGAAATGTTCTTCGCTGCCATCGCCCTCCGATATGCCTTCACCTGCGACGTGTACCAGGAGAAAAAGAATGAAGTGCCAG AGAACATCCCTCCTATGCAGAGCATCTCCAGCGGGCTGAAGGAGACCATAAACCCAGGAGACATGGTACAGGACGCCATCCACAACTTCTCCCCGGCCTATCAGCAGTACACCATGCAGTCCACGCAGGAGGTGGTCCAGCCCAGCGTGAACGGAAAAACGAACACAGGCAACAAGAGCTC